From Schistocerca cancellata isolate TAMUIC-IGC-003103 chromosome 6, iqSchCanc2.1, whole genome shotgun sequence, a single genomic window includes:
- the LOC126190875 gene encoding elongation factor Tu, mitochondrial, which translates to MSAVLKGVRALVLESTLQSLVNSKYLTNRQLRIVCTGHLCFRCYAKAASVKDREHCNIGTIGHVDHGKTTLTAAITKVLEKDGMCKFISYDEIDKAPEEKARGITINAAHVEYSTSRRHYAHTDCPGHADFVKNMISGASQMDGAILVVAATDGQMPQTREHLLLAKQVGVKNMVVYINKADKVEEDVLELVEIEIRELLSDFGFDGVNTPIIIGSALLALKGDSSDLGEPSIRKLLDTIDEHVKLPERDLKSPYMMPIDNAFTVPGRGTVVIGTIQRGIMKKNSDAELLGFDECIKTSIGDLHIFKRSVQEAKAGENVGVLLRGVRINSVQRGMLLCSSKSESLCNHFEAKIYFLSRAEGGRSKPIVNKYSQQLFCKTWNIFCRVDLQDDKAMIMPGEHATVYVTLLKKMVMLVGDPFTIRENNVTVATGIITQSLGSVLVPKANLSKVVLTQRT; encoded by the coding sequence ATGTCCGCAGTATTGAAAGGGGTACGCGCATTAGTGTTAGAATCTACACTCCAATCGCTTGTTAACAGTAAATACTTAACGAACCGGCAACTGAGAATAGTGTGCACAGGCCACCTGTGTTTTAGATGCTACGCTAAAGCAGCCAGTGTAAAGGACAGGGAACACTGCAATATTGGAACAATTGGGCATGTCGATCACGGTAAAACGACTCTTACAGCGGCGATTACGAAAGTGCTTGAAAAAGACGGAATGTGTAAATTTATTTCGTATGACGAAATAGATAAAGCGCCAGAAGAAAAAGCTAGAGGGATTACCATAAACGCTGCACATGTAGAATACAGCACTTCAAGGAGGCATTATGCACATACGGACTGCCCAGGGCATGCAGATTTCGTTAAAAATATGATTTCTGGTGCTTCCCAAATGGATGGAGCGATTTTAGTTGTGGCTGCGACAGATGGACAAATGCCACAAACTAGAGAGCATTTGTTGCTTGCGAAGCAAGTAGGCGTGAAGAACATGGTCGTTTATATTAACAAAGCAGATAAAGTTGAAGAAGACGTGCTGGAGTTAGTTGAAATCGAAATACGAGAGTTGTTATCGGACTTTGGATTTGATGGAGTGAACACACCAATAATAATTGGATCGGCACTGTTAGCTCTGAAAGGAGATTCTTCAGATTTGGGGGAGCCGTCAATAAGGAAGCTGCTTGACACAAttgatgaacatgtgaaattacCAGAACGAGACTTGAAGTCGCCTTACATGATGCCAATCGACAACGCTTTTACAGTGCCAGGCAGAGGAACTGTTGTCATAGGCACTATACAGCGGGGAATCATGAAGAAAAATAGCGATGCAGAGTTGTTAGGATTTGATGAGTGTATCAAGACATCAATCGGTGATTTGCATATCTTTAAGAGATCAGTTCAGGAAGCAAAAGCAGGTGAAAATGTTGGTGTATTACTAAGAGGAGTTCGTATAAACTCAGTACAGCGAGGAATGCTTTTGTGTTCCAGCAAGAGTGAAAGCTTGTGTAATCATTTTGAAGCTAAGATTTATTTTCTGTCAAGAGCAGAAGGTGGAAGAAGTAAACCAATTGTAAACAAGTATTCACAACAACTGTTTTGTAAGACATGGAACATTTTCTGTAGAGTTGATCTCCAAGATGACAAAGCAATGATAATGCCAGGTGAACATGCTACTGTATATGTCACTCTGCTGAAGAAAATGGTGATGTTAGTGGGGGATCCATTCACAATAAGGGAAAACAATGTGACTGTAGCAACTGGAATAATTACCCAGTCTTTGGGAAGTGTTCTTGTGCCAAAAGCAAATCTCAGCAAGGTTGTATTGACCCAAAGGACGTGA